The Scomber scombrus chromosome 22, fScoSco1.1, whole genome shotgun sequence genome has a window encoding:
- the rerg gene encoding ras-related and estrogen-regulated growth inhibitor, translating to MAKSPEVKLAVFGRAGVGKSALVVRFLTRRFIWEYDPTLESTYRHQANIDDEAVTMEILDTAGQEDIQQKEGHMRWGDGFIIVYDITDRGSFEEVAPLRNLLEEVKKPKNVPLVLVGNKSDLDHVRQVGTEEGERLAAEMACAFYECSACADEGGAVSEAFHELCREVRRRKAMQGKARRRSSTTHVKQAINKMLTKISS from the exons CTTTGGTGGTGAGATTTCTGACTCGACGCTTCATCTGGGAGTATGACCCGACACTTG AATCCACATACCGCCATCAAGCCAATATTGACGATGAGGCGGTCACCATGGAGATCCTGGACACTGCAGGGCAG GAGGACATCCAGCAGAAGGAGGGTCACATGCGTTGGGGTGACGGATTCATCATTGTGTACGACATCACTGATCGGGGAAGCTTTGAGGAGGTGGCACCCCTCCGGAATCTCCTAGAAGAAGTGAAAAAGCCAAAGAACGTCCCTCTGGTCCTTGTGGGCAACAAATCTGATCTGGACCACGTCCGGCAGGTCGGCACAGAGGAGGGCGAGCGGCTTGCAGCAGAAATGGCTTGCGCCTTTTACGAGTGTTCAGCATGTGCTGATGAGGGAGGGGCTGTGTCCGAAGCCTTCCACGAGCTCTGCCGTGAGGTTAGGCGCCGTAAAGCCATGCAGGGCAAAGCTCGACGTCGCAGCTCCACCACACATGTCAAACAGGCCATCAACAAGATGCTGACCAAGATCAGCAGCTAG